From the Pseudoxanthobacter soli DSM 19599 genome, one window contains:
- a CDS encoding heme lyase CcmF/NrfE family subunit, whose protein sequence is MITETGHFALVLALALALIQSVVPLWGARRRDERLMAVAGPVAGAMLGFVAIAFAALVLAYVRSDFSVVNVVENSHSAKPMLFKITGVWGNHEGSMLLWVLILVLFGGLVAAFGGGLPQTLRATVLAVQAWIVTAFLSFILMTSDPFVRAVPPPFEGQDLNPVLQDIGLAIHPPLLYLGYVGMSVSFSFAVAALIEGRIDAAWARWVRPWVLTAWVFLTLGIAMGSYWAYYELGWGGWWFWDPVENASFMPWLAGTALIHSALVMEKRDALKVWTVLLAILTFSLSLLGTFLVRSGVLTSVHAFATDPARGVFILGILVAFIGGSLSLYAWRAPILRQGGLFAPVSREGALVLNNVFLTAACATVFVGTLYPLALDALTGAKISVGAPFFNMTFVPLMIPALLAVPVGPFLSWKRADLAGVAQRLLAAALIAVATVAVAAWATGANGVLPALGLGLAAWLIAGAVSEPVWRASRGARSAGAAARRLAGLPWSAFGTALGHLGLGLSVLGMVAATSFQVEHIATMKPGETVDLAGYTLTYDGASDEEGAGFRASVAHFTLRSAGVVVAEMKPAKRFYIVRQTPTTESAIATRWGSQVYVTLGDAGADGSFAVHAFYKPLVTLIWLGAVVMAAGAALSLADRRLRVGVPRPARAAIAGARP, encoded by the coding sequence ATGATCACGGAAACCGGCCACTTCGCCCTCGTTCTTGCGCTGGCGCTGGCGCTGATCCAGTCCGTCGTGCCGCTCTGGGGCGCGCGGCGGCGGGACGAGCGGCTGATGGCCGTCGCAGGTCCGGTCGCGGGCGCCATGCTCGGTTTCGTGGCGATCGCCTTCGCCGCGCTGGTGCTCGCCTATGTCCGCTCCGATTTCTCGGTGGTGAACGTCGTCGAGAATTCCCATTCCGCCAAGCCGATGCTGTTCAAGATCACCGGCGTCTGGGGCAACCACGAAGGCTCGATGCTCTTGTGGGTGCTGATCCTGGTGCTGTTCGGCGGCCTCGTCGCGGCGTTCGGCGGCGGGCTGCCACAAACGCTGCGCGCGACGGTGCTCGCCGTGCAGGCCTGGATCGTGACGGCGTTCCTGTCGTTCATCCTGATGACGTCCGATCCGTTCGTGCGCGCCGTGCCGCCGCCGTTCGAGGGGCAGGACCTTAACCCGGTGCTGCAGGACATCGGCCTCGCGATCCACCCGCCGCTGCTCTATCTCGGCTATGTCGGCATGTCGGTGTCGTTCTCGTTCGCGGTTGCGGCGCTGATCGAAGGCCGCATCGATGCCGCGTGGGCGCGCTGGGTGCGGCCTTGGGTGCTGACCGCCTGGGTGTTCCTGACGCTCGGCATCGCGATGGGCTCCTACTGGGCCTATTACGAGCTCGGCTGGGGCGGCTGGTGGTTCTGGGACCCGGTGGAGAACGCCTCGTTCATGCCGTGGCTCGCCGGCACCGCGCTGATCCATTCGGCGCTGGTGATGGAGAAGCGCGACGCGCTCAAGGTCTGGACGGTGCTGCTTGCCATCCTGACCTTCTCGCTGTCGCTGCTCGGCACTTTCCTGGTGCGCTCGGGCGTGCTGACATCGGTCCATGCCTTCGCGACCGATCCGGCGCGCGGCGTGTTCATCCTCGGCATCCTCGTGGCGTTCATCGGCGGGTCGCTGTCGCTCTATGCGTGGCGGGCGCCGATCCTGCGGCAGGGCGGGCTGTTCGCGCCGGTGAGCCGGGAGGGCGCGCTCGTCCTGAACAATGTGTTCCTGACGGCCGCCTGCGCGACGGTGTTCGTCGGCACGCTCTATCCGCTGGCGCTCGACGCGCTGACGGGCGCGAAGATTTCCGTGGGCGCGCCGTTCTTCAACATGACGTTCGTGCCGCTGATGATCCCGGCGCTGCTGGCCGTGCCGGTCGGGCCGTTCCTGTCGTGGAAGCGGGCGGATCTCGCCGGCGTCGCGCAGCGGCTGCTCGCGGCGGCGCTGATCGCGGTCGCGACCGTCGCCGTGGCCGCGTGGGCGACCGGCGCGAACGGCGTTCTGCCGGCGCTGGGGCTCGGCCTCGCGGCGTGGCTGATCGCCGGCGCGGTGAGCGAGCCCGTGTGGCGGGCGTCGCGCGGCGCGCGTTCGGCCGGCGCGGCGGCGCGGCGGCTCGCCGGGCTGCCGTGGTCGGCGTTCGGCACGGCGCTCGGCCATCTCGGCCTCGGCCTCAGCGTGCTCGGCATGGTGGCGGCGACCTCGTTTCAGGTGGAGCACATCGCGACGATGAAGCCGGGCGAGACCGTCGATCTCGCCGGCTACACGCTGACCTATGACGGCGCGAGCGACGAGGAAGGCGCCGGCTTCCGTGCCAGCGTGGCGCACTTCACGCTGCGCTCGGCCGGCGTGGTCGTCGCCGAGATGAAGCCGGCGAAGCGCTTCTACATCGTGCGGCAGACGCCGACGACGGAATCGGCGATTGCCACCCGCTGGGGATCGCAGGTCTACGTCACCCTCGGCGATGCCGGTGCGGACGGCAGCTTCGCGGTTCACGCCTTCTACAAGCCGCTGGTCACGCTGATCTGGCTCGGCGCGGTGGTGATGGCCGCGGGCGCGGCCTTGTCGCTCGCCGACCGCAGGCTGCGCGTGGGCGTGCCGCGGCCAGCCCGCGCTGCCATCGCCGGAGCGCGGCCCTGA